The Molothrus ater isolate BHLD 08-10-18 breed brown headed cowbird chromosome 18, BPBGC_Mater_1.1, whole genome shotgun sequence genome window below encodes:
- the TANGO2 gene encoding transport and Golgi organization protein 2 homolog isoform X1 translates to MLWKKLGSAPACTVKFQFVSNSVFFPLVFCRLILAANRDEFYHRPSKSAEFWDSSNEILSGLDMEEGKEGGTWLGISKKGKMAALTNYMQPKIDKNAKGRGALVTNFLTADLDSYSYLKKVSVEGHLYNGFNLLAADLNTTKGDVICYYGNRGEPEPVFLNAGIYGLSNSLLDTPWKKLQYGKQLFTEVVKRSQELTKEDLVKELLTVMNNQEPQLPDPAIEDQGKDYIRPILNKYAALCVRCPGYGTRTNTVVLIDSEGCVTFTERNMINADVNQWQTSTYEFKLHS, encoded by the exons ATGCTCTGGAAAAAATTGggttctgctcctgcctgtaCTGTGAAGTTCCAATTTGTAAGTAATAGtgtcttttttcctcttgtgttcTGCAGGCTCATTCTAGCAGCTAATAGGGATGAATTCTACCACAGACCATCCAAATCGGCCGAGTTCTGGGACAGCAGCAATGAGATCCTTAGTG GTCTGGAtatggaagagggaaaagaaggagggaCATGGCTGGGAATCAGTAAGAAAGGCAAGATGGCAGCCCTGACAAACTATATGCAGCCAAAGATtgataaaaatgcaaaaggaagAG GTGCTCTTGTAACAAACTTCTTGACTGCAGATCTGGACAGCTACTCTTACTTGAAGAAAGTTTCAGTAGAGGGACATCTTTACAATGGATTTAATTTATTAGCAGCTGACTTGAA tacCACCAAAGGAGATGTAATTTGCTACTATGGAAACAGAGGAGAACCAGAACCTGTTTTCCTAAATGCTG GAATATATGGATTGAGTAATTCTTTGTTGGATACACCATGGAAGAAACTTCAGTATGGGaagcagcttttcacagaagTGGTCAAGAGAAGTCAAGAGCTCACCAAAGAAGACTTGGTGAAGGAGCTTCTTACAGTGATGAATAATCAGGAGCC TCAATTACCAGACCCTGCAATTGAAGACCAAGGCAAGGATTACATCCGCCCCATCCTGAACAAGTACGCGGCTCTGTGCGTTCGCTGCCCGGGGTACGGAACAAG GACGAACACGGTGGTGCTCATCGATTCCGAGGGCTGCGTCACTTTCACCGAGCGCAACATGATCAATGCTGATGTCAACCAGTGGCAAACAAGCACCTATGAATTCAAACTGCACAGTTAA
- the TANGO2 gene encoding transport and Golgi organization protein 2 homolog isoform X2, whose translation MCILLFKFDPRPVSKNAYRLILAANRDEFYHRPSKSAEFWDSSNEILSGLDMEEGKEGGTWLGISKKGKMAALTNYMQPKIDKNAKGRGALVTNFLTADLDSYSYLKKVSVEGHLYNGFNLLAADLNTTKGDVICYYGNRGEPEPVFLNAGIYGLSNSLLDTPWKKLQYGKQLFTEVVKRSQELTKEDLVKELLTVMNNQEPQLPDPAIEDQGKDYIRPILNKYAALCVRCPGYGTRTNTVVLIDSEGCVTFTERNMINADVNQWQTSTYEFKLHS comes from the exons ATGTGCATCCTTCTATTCAAATTTGACCCACGGCCAGTTTCAAAAAATGCATACAG GCTCATTCTAGCAGCTAATAGGGATGAATTCTACCACAGACCATCCAAATCGGCCGAGTTCTGGGACAGCAGCAATGAGATCCTTAGTG GTCTGGAtatggaagagggaaaagaaggagggaCATGGCTGGGAATCAGTAAGAAAGGCAAGATGGCAGCCCTGACAAACTATATGCAGCCAAAGATtgataaaaatgcaaaaggaagAG GTGCTCTTGTAACAAACTTCTTGACTGCAGATCTGGACAGCTACTCTTACTTGAAGAAAGTTTCAGTAGAGGGACATCTTTACAATGGATTTAATTTATTAGCAGCTGACTTGAA tacCACCAAAGGAGATGTAATTTGCTACTATGGAAACAGAGGAGAACCAGAACCTGTTTTCCTAAATGCTG GAATATATGGATTGAGTAATTCTTTGTTGGATACACCATGGAAGAAACTTCAGTATGGGaagcagcttttcacagaagTGGTCAAGAGAAGTCAAGAGCTCACCAAAGAAGACTTGGTGAAGGAGCTTCTTACAGTGATGAATAATCAGGAGCC TCAATTACCAGACCCTGCAATTGAAGACCAAGGCAAGGATTACATCCGCCCCATCCTGAACAAGTACGCGGCTCTGTGCGTTCGCTGCCCGGGGTACGGAACAAG GACGAACACGGTGGTGCTCATCGATTCCGAGGGCTGCGTCACTTTCACCGAGCGCAACATGATCAATGCTGATGTCAACCAGTGGCAAACAAGCACCTATGAATTCAAACTGCACAGTTAA